The window TACGTGCCGACCCTGGCCGGCCACTGCGGGGACAACGCTGACCTGCAAGCCACCGGTTGGCGCGACTGGTACGAGAGCGCGCGCAACACCTTCATCGGTGTGCGGCGCAAACACCAGCACGTGTTCGTCGGCGGCTTGTCGATGGGTGCGGTGCTGGCGATGTACCTGGCCGCCGAGCATCCGGGGCAGATCGAGGGCTTGCTGCTGTATTCGACCACCCTGCGCTACGACGGCTGGAACATGCCCAAAGTCGCGGTGCTCACGCCGTTGTTGATGGCAATTCCGTATGGCGTGCACCTGTGCCGCTTCAACGAAAAGTCGCCATTCGGCATCAAGGACGAACGCTTGCGCGCCATCGTCGAGCGGCAGATGAAGGCCGGTGAAAGCAGCAACGCCGGGCTGCTGACCATGTCCGGGGTGAGTGTCCGGGAACTGCATCGATTGGTGGCTGCGGTGAAAAAGCGCATGCCACAGATCACCACCCAGGCGCTGGTGTTGCACTCACGGGAAGACGACATCACCAGCCGCTGGAACGCCGACTATGTGGAACGCAAACTCGGCGGCCCGGTGGTGAAAATTCTCCTCGACGACTGCTACCACATGATCACCGTCGACCTGCAATACCGTCGCGTGGTGGAGCTGAGCGCAGACTTCATCCAGCACCGGTTCATGCAACAAGTCACCGCCCCGCAACCCATCCGCCAGGACTACCGGCAACTGGCCTGACCCAAGGAAACGATGTGATCACTGCCCTTGCCTTTTCAACCATCGAAGCCATCGACCGCAGTGCCTGGAATGACTGTTTCCCCGGTGAACTGGAGGACTGGGATTATTACCGGGCCGTTGAACAGGCGGGCATTGCGGATTTCCAGTGGCGTTATCTGGCGCTGTACGAAGACGAGGTGTTGGTCGCAGCGGCGGTGGCGTTCACCACCGCGTATTCGCTGGACACCACGGTTCAAGGTTCGGGCAAACGCGTCACCGAACAGTTGCGCCGCTGGTGGCCGGGGCTGTTGGACGTGCACCTGTACGCCGTCGGTTCGCCGGTGGCCGAGCAATGCCATGTCGGGACCACACGCCAGATCGACCCCGCCCGGCGTCCGGCCTTGCTTGAGCAATTGTTAATCCTGGCGCGCAACGACGCCGATCAAGCCGGCATCGGTCTGCTGGCGGTCAAGGACGCGTCCCACCGGGATCCGCAGTGGTTGCAGGTGTGCCAGGCAGCCGGTCTGCAAAGCATGCCAGGCCTGCCCAGCGCCGAACTGCCGATCCGTTTTGGCTCGGTGGACGCGTACCTCGGCACGCTCGGCAAATCCACTCGCAAAGACCTGCGCCGCACGTTGCGCGGGCATGGTCCGCGCATCGAATGGCGGCGCTCAGTCGAAGACCTGCTCCCGCGAATGATGGCGCTGTACGAAGCCACCCTTTCACGCAGCGACCTGACCTTCGAACGCCTGCCGCCGGCCTACTTCCGCCAGGTCCTCGAACACCTCGATGAGCGCGCCGCGTGCGTGCTCTATTGGGTCGGCGAAGAGCTGGTAGCGTTCAACCTGGTGTTGCTCGACGAGCAACGCCTGGTCGATAAATTCTTCGCCCACGACCTGGCGAAAACCCGCGATCACAACCTGTACGTGCGCAGCTGGCTGGCCAATGTCGACTACTGTATTGAACACGGCATCCCGATCTACGCGTGCGGTCAGGCCGGCTATGCCAGTAAGCTGCGCCTGGGTTGCTCGTTTAGCGGCAACACCGTGTTTTTCCGCCACCGCAACCGAGTGCTCGACGGTTTGTTGCGACTGGTGAAAATGTTCATTCGACCGGACCGTTCCGATTCCGCCATGGCTGCTGCGATAAGCGAAGCACAATGATCAAAGACCCACGCGCCACCGCCCGACCTTTCGCCCTCTCCGGCTGGAGCCTGCAGCGCAAACTGGTGCTGGCGTTCTGGCTGGTCAGCGTGATCCCGACCATGATCGCCGCGGAACTGGCGGCCACCACCCTGTCGCAGATTTTCGACAGCAACGTGCGGATCTGGCTGCAGGAATCGACCCAGATTGTCGAGGACGAGATCAGCGAAATCCTGCGGGATAACGCCCGAGCCGCGCAGTTGTTCCTGCGTTATAC is drawn from Pseudomonas sp. 31-12 and contains these coding sequences:
- a CDS encoding carboxylesterase, which codes for MSQPEIDMGEGSAGFVLGNGEVAVLLIHGLTGTPTELRRVAMGLAKAGCTVYVPTLAGHCGDNADLQATGWRDWYESARNTFIGVRRKHQHVFVGGLSMGAVLAMYLAAEHPGQIEGLLLYSTTLRYDGWNMPKVAVLTPLLMAIPYGVHLCRFNEKSPFGIKDERLRAIVERQMKAGESSNAGLLTMSGVSVRELHRLVAAVKKRMPQITTQALVLHSREDDITSRWNADYVERKLGGPVVKILLDDCYHMITVDLQYRRVVELSADFIQHRFMQQVTAPQPIRQDYRQLA
- a CDS encoding GNAT family N-acetyltransferase, with amino-acid sequence MITALAFSTIEAIDRSAWNDCFPGELEDWDYYRAVEQAGIADFQWRYLALYEDEVLVAAAVAFTTAYSLDTTVQGSGKRVTEQLRRWWPGLLDVHLYAVGSPVAEQCHVGTTRQIDPARRPALLEQLLILARNDADQAGIGLLAVKDASHRDPQWLQVCQAAGLQSMPGLPSAELPIRFGSVDAYLGTLGKSTRKDLRRTLRGHGPRIEWRRSVEDLLPRMMALYEATLSRSDLTFERLPPAYFRQVLEHLDERAACVLYWVGEELVAFNLVLLDEQRLVDKFFAHDLAKTRDHNLYVRSWLANVDYCIEHGIPIYACGQAGYASKLRLGCSFSGNTVFFRHRNRVLDGLLRLVKMFIRPDRSDSAMAAAISEAQ